The following are encoded together in the Adhaeribacter arboris genome:
- a CDS encoding TerC family protein has protein sequence MATNNIYFWILFNAFILLLLGLDLFVFHRKTHEVKIKEALGWSVFWIVLSLSFNALIYYWKGPTAALEFLTAYLIEKSLSVDNLFVFIMIFSYFQIPVQFQHKVLFWGILGALVLRATFILVGVALLAKFHFIMYLLGAFLVFTGIKMATTEQEEIDPKANPVVKFISRYIPVTNTLVGDKFFVKYDKTWFLTPLFIVLIMVETTDVVFAADSIPAILAVSRDSFIVYTSNVFALLGLRALYFALAGIMKLFHYLHYGLSLILVFIGAKLLLSDIYKIDMVWALVIVAAILAGSVLLSLLLPKKGDEKIPIVIEEDQEKNSTKP, from the coding sequence ATGGCCACTAACAATATCTATTTCTGGATCTTATTCAATGCCTTCATATTATTATTGCTGGGCCTTGATTTATTTGTTTTTCACCGGAAAACGCACGAAGTAAAAATTAAAGAAGCTCTAGGGTGGAGTGTTTTTTGGATTGTTTTAAGTCTTTCTTTTAACGCTCTAATTTATTATTGGAAGGGGCCCACTGCGGCTCTGGAATTTTTAACGGCCTACCTCATTGAAAAATCGCTCAGCGTAGACAATCTATTTGTTTTCATTATGATTTTTTCTTACTTCCAGATTCCGGTGCAATTTCAGCACAAGGTACTATTCTGGGGTATTTTAGGTGCCTTGGTTTTACGGGCTACCTTTATTTTAGTGGGAGTGGCCTTACTGGCTAAGTTTCATTTTATTATGTACCTGCTGGGAGCATTTCTGGTGTTTACCGGCATTAAAATGGCCACTACCGAACAAGAAGAAATTGATCCTAAAGCAAACCCGGTGGTAAAATTTATCAGTCGTTACATTCCGGTTACAAATACGCTGGTAGGTGATAAGTTTTTTGTAAAATACGACAAAACCTGGTTTCTGACACCTTTATTTATAGTATTGATAATGGTAGAAACTACCGATGTGGTTTTCGCCGCCGATTCCATTCCGGCAATTTTGGCCGTTTCACGCGATTCTTTTATTGTGTATACCTCTAATGTATTTGCCTTATTAGGCTTGCGGGCTTTATACTTCGCATTAGCCGGTATCATGAAGCTATTTCATTACCTGCATTATGGTTTATCGCTTATACTGGTATTTATTGGCGCCAAATTATTACTCTCTGACATTTACAAAATAGATATGGTTTGGGCTTTGGTAATAGTAGCCGCGATTCTTGCCGGATCCGTGCTCTTATCCCTGTTATTACCCAAAAAAGGAGATGAAAAAATACCTATTGTGATAGAAGAAGACCAGGAGAAAAATAGTACTAAACCATAA
- a CDS encoding PQQ-dependent sugar dehydrogenase has product MKTWTKLILLLVGFTGLVLSCSDDDNFWDAMIPETDKDPTTTQINGYVFKPALVPATDENVQQLKVPAGFKVNKFADNLGKPRMMTVSSNGNVYFTDREAGVVMLLQDTNSDGVAENKQAVANIKQVHGLAIRGTQMYLVAVRELYRADINANGTLGSPELLMDDLPDGGQHPNRTIAFGPDDKLYITVGSTCNSCPEPNKENATILQANPDGSGRKIFAKGLRNTIGFGWHPQTGVLWGMDHGIDWLGDNDQKEEVNQIKQGADYGWPYIYGEGKYNPGDRPEGDTTYQQYLQKTTLPTLTYQAHAAPLGMVFYTATKFPAEYQNDAFVAMRGSWNRSSPVGYSVVRLHFENGEPVRFDDFLTGFLVNSNKAHFARPVGVAVHSDGSLLVSDDTNGVIYRVNYQP; this is encoded by the coding sequence ATGAAAACGTGGACAAAATTAATTTTATTACTTGTTGGATTTACAGGCTTGGTTTTAAGCTGCAGCGATGATGATAATTTTTGGGACGCCATGATCCCCGAAACAGACAAAGACCCAACTACCACCCAGATAAATGGTTATGTTTTTAAGCCTGCCTTAGTACCTGCTACCGACGAAAATGTGCAACAATTAAAAGTGCCCGCCGGATTTAAGGTTAACAAGTTTGCCGACAATTTAGGCAAACCCCGTATGATGACTGTAAGTAGCAATGGTAATGTGTATTTTACCGATCGGGAAGCCGGTGTAGTAATGCTCTTACAAGATACCAATAGTGATGGAGTAGCAGAAAATAAACAGGCTGTGGCTAATATTAAGCAAGTGCACGGGTTGGCTATCCGCGGAACCCAGATGTATTTAGTAGCTGTTCGGGAACTATACCGGGCAGATATAAACGCCAATGGTACGCTAGGTTCTCCGGAATTATTAATGGATGATCTGCCGGATGGCGGTCAGCACCCCAACCGTACTATTGCTTTCGGGCCAGACGATAAATTATATATTACGGTAGGCAGTACTTGTAATTCGTGTCCCGAACCTAATAAAGAAAATGCCACTATTCTGCAGGCCAATCCTGATGGATCAGGTCGGAAAATTTTTGCAAAGGGCTTACGGAATACAATTGGTTTTGGCTGGCATCCGCAAACCGGAGTATTGTGGGGCATGGATCATGGAATTGATTGGTTAGGCGACAACGACCAAAAAGAAGAGGTAAACCAAATAAAACAAGGGGCTGATTATGGCTGGCCTTACATTTACGGGGAAGGTAAATATAACCCCGGTGACCGCCCGGAAGGAGATACTACTTATCAGCAGTATTTGCAAAAAACTACGTTACCAACGCTTACTTACCAGGCACATGCAGCACCCCTAGGAATGGTTTTTTATACGGCTACCAAGTTTCCGGCCGAGTACCAAAACGATGCGTTTGTAGCCATGCGAGGTTCCTGGAATCGTAGTTCTCCGGTGGGTTATAGTGTGGTAAGGCTGCATTTCGAGAACGGGGAACCTGTTCGGTTTGATGATTTTTTAACTGGTTTTTTAGTTAATAGTAATAAAGCGCACTTTGCTCGTCCGGTAGGTGTCGCCGTCCACTCAGATGGATCTCTCTTGGTTTCAGACGATACCAACGGTGTTATTTACCGGGTAAACTACCAACCGTAA
- a CDS encoding alpha/beta hydrolase, producing the protein MLVNFTKADVRISVNEWTLKSAILDREVTCVVYTPKIADVTEPLHLLLINDGQDLAAMQYDQILLNMYQKKDIQPIVTVGIKAGNRLQEYGISGQPDFKGRGSAALAYRQFITQELLPAIYTQTTNTAFASYTIAGFSLGALSALDIGWHEAGIFSKIGAFSGSFWWRSKEFTSAQPDKHRIAHKLIRKSTDKPSLKFWFQAGTQDERSDRNQNGIIDSIDDSTSLIYELYQKGYQKGKDVRYVELIGGKHDVATWGKMMPEFLCWAFEK; encoded by the coding sequence ATGTTAGTAAACTTTACCAAAGCCGATGTACGCATTTCTGTAAATGAATGGACATTAAAATCGGCTATTCTAGATCGGGAGGTAACCTGTGTGGTTTATACTCCCAAAATAGCAGATGTAACGGAACCCTTACATTTGCTTTTAATAAACGATGGGCAAGATTTGGCAGCGATGCAGTACGATCAGATTTTGCTTAATATGTATCAGAAAAAAGATATCCAACCCATAGTAACGGTAGGCATAAAAGCAGGCAACCGGCTGCAGGAATATGGTATTTCCGGACAGCCGGACTTTAAAGGCCGCGGCAGTGCCGCTTTGGCGTATCGTCAATTTATTACGCAGGAACTTTTACCGGCTATTTATACCCAAACTACTAATACGGCTTTTGCCAGTTATACTATAGCAGGCTTTTCTTTAGGAGCTCTCTCGGCTTTGGATATTGGCTGGCACGAAGCCGGTATTTTTTCGAAAATAGGCGCTTTTTCCGGCTCCTTCTGGTGGCGAAGTAAAGAATTTACTAGTGCCCAGCCCGATAAACACCGGATAGCGCATAAACTAATCAGAAAAAGTACTGACAAACCAAGTTTAAAGTTCTGGTTTCAGGCCGGAACGCAGGATGAAAGATCGGATCGTAATCAAAACGGTATTATTGACTCTATTGATGACTCCACTAGCCTGATTTACGAACTGTATCAAAAGGGTTATCAGAAAGGGAAAGATGTGCGCTACGTTGAATTAATCGGCGGTAAACACGACGTAGCTACCTGGGGGAAAATGATGCCTGAATTTCTATGCTGGGCGTTCGAAAAGTAG
- a CDS encoding esterase family protein produces MNEQYHKWYSQQLNADIEMLVFGDRGYPVILFPTSMGRYYQNKDFKLIESAAWFIQEGLVKIYSIDSIDAYSWYNKNIHPADRVRNHMRYDQMLYHELVPRAQYETGVGKVCVAGCSFGGYHAANFAFKHPDKTSHLFSMSGAFDIRDQLDGFYNDDVYYNNPVDFVSHISDPAVWQLKIILGTSDHDICKDANINLSGILARKEIPHWLDIRPNAVHDWPIWREMFPHYLSLI; encoded by the coding sequence ATGAATGAACAATATCACAAATGGTATTCGCAGCAGCTAAATGCGGACATAGAAATGCTGGTTTTCGGCGACCGAGGGTATCCCGTTATTCTTTTCCCTACTTCTATGGGTAGGTATTACCAGAATAAAGATTTTAAATTAATTGAAAGTGCGGCTTGGTTTATTCAGGAAGGTCTGGTAAAAATTTACAGCATCGATTCTATTGATGCGTACAGTTGGTATAATAAAAATATTCACCCGGCCGACCGTGTCAGGAACCACATGCGTTACGATCAGATGCTCTACCACGAGTTGGTACCAAGGGCCCAGTACGAAACTGGCGTAGGTAAAGTATGCGTGGCGGGCTGTAGTTTCGGAGGGTACCACGCCGCAAACTTTGCTTTTAAACATCCCGATAAAACCAGTCATTTATTTAGCATGAGTGGCGCTTTTGATATCCGGGACCAGTTGGATGGCTTTTACAACGACGATGTGTATTACAATAACCCAGTAGATTTTGTATCACATATTTCCGATCCGGCTGTCTGGCAATTAAAAATAATTTTGGGTACTTCCGACCACGATATTTGCAAAGATGCTAATATTAATTTATCCGGTATATTAGCCAGGAAAGAGATTCCGCATTGGTTGGATATCCGGCCAAATGCGGTGCATGACTGGCCTATTTGGCGGGAAATGTTTCCGCATTATTTATCTTTAATCTAA
- a CDS encoding ATP-grasp domain-containing protein translates to MKKIGILFGQENTFPQAFVDRINKKAVKNISAEFVIIDKVIQGEALGYDVIVDRISQDVPFYRATLKNAAISGTAVINNPFWWSADEKFFNNALAVKIGVPVPKTVLLPSRDMPENTSGNSFRNLEYPLDWEGIFNYVGFPAYMKPYDGGGWRDVYKLHDPEDFFDKFNQTRQLVMMLQEEIIFDDYFRCYCVGGQHVRIMQYEPRNPHHLRYEHGKAPAAKKILSQVKEYVLKLNQYLGYDMNTVEFAIRDGVPYAIDFCNPAPDADLASVGEENFEWIVETMATYAINRAKAHKSGQDNLTWGQYIKSASAKTSLIPALTPQEAPKTSSLKTKTSSE, encoded by the coding sequence ATGAAAAAAATAGGTATCCTTTTCGGGCAGGAAAACACTTTTCCGCAAGCCTTCGTGGATCGTATCAATAAAAAAGCCGTTAAAAATATAAGCGCGGAGTTCGTAATAATCGACAAAGTTATTCAAGGGGAGGCCTTAGGGTACGACGTAATTGTAGACCGGATTTCGCAGGATGTGCCTTTTTACCGGGCTACGCTTAAAAATGCGGCAATATCGGGCACCGCCGTAATCAATAACCCTTTTTGGTGGAGTGCCGACGAAAAGTTTTTTAATAATGCCTTAGCCGTAAAAATTGGGGTGCCGGTTCCCAAAACAGTTCTTCTACCTTCTAGGGATATGCCCGAAAATACGTCCGGCAATTCGTTCCGGAATCTGGAATATCCTTTGGACTGGGAAGGTATTTTTAATTACGTAGGTTTTCCGGCGTACATGAAGCCCTACGATGGCGGTGGCTGGCGCGATGTGTACAAACTGCACGATCCGGAAGATTTTTTTGATAAATTCAACCAAACCCGGCAACTAGTAATGATGCTGCAGGAAGAAATTATTTTTGATGATTACTTCCGGTGCTATTGCGTGGGCGGACAACACGTCCGGATTATGCAGTATGAGCCCCGAAATCCGCATCACTTGCGCTACGAACACGGCAAAGCGCCGGCGGCTAAAAAAATACTGAGCCAGGTAAAGGAATACGTTCTTAAACTAAACCAATACCTGGGCTATGATATGAATACGGTGGAATTTGCCATTCGCGATGGGGTTCCTTATGCCATTGATTTTTGCAATCCGGCGCCGGATGCGGATTTGGCAAGTGTAGGCGAAGAAAACTTTGAATGGATTGTGGAAACAATGGCGACCTATGCCATTAATCGGGCGAAAGCTCATAAATCAGGTCAGGACAATTTAACCTGGGGGCAGTATATTAAATCCGCCAGTGCTAAAACATCCTTAATTCCAGCGCTAACACCGCAGGAAGCACCTAAAACATCTAGCTTAAAAACTAAGACCAGCTCGGAATAA